One region of Bdellovibrio bacteriovorus genomic DNA includes:
- a CDS encoding inner membrane-spanning protein YciB: protein MNPAGNPKAQAASLFFAGLLPVVAFTLIEEYYGTMAGLIAGMVFGVGEISYELYKYKKVSKITWFGNGMLLVLGGISLISSEGLWFKLQPAIMEGVFALALWGSIVIGKPLLVYLAEQQGHQFPDFIKEKMKGITFRSGLFFAIHTGLAIWAALAWSTSAWALLKGLGVTISFVLYLIMEGVLLRRAVLKQR, encoded by the coding sequence ATGAATCCTGCCGGCAATCCGAAAGCGCAAGCGGCCAGCCTTTTCTTTGCTGGCCTTCTTCCTGTCGTCGCCTTTACTTTAATCGAAGAATACTACGGAACCATGGCCGGTTTGATTGCGGGCATGGTTTTCGGTGTGGGTGAAATTTCTTACGAGCTTTATAAATATAAAAAAGTATCAAAGATCACCTGGTTCGGAAACGGAATGCTTTTGGTTCTGGGAGGAATCTCTTTGATCTCTTCTGAAGGTTTGTGGTTTAAGCTGCAACCTGCGATCATGGAAGGCGTCTTCGCGCTCGCCTTATGGGGCTCCATAGTTATTGGAAAGCCGCTGCTAGTTTATCTCGCTGAACAACAAGGTCATCAGTTTCCCGATTTTATAAAAGAAAAAATGAAGGGCATTACATTTCGTTCCGGTCTTTTCTTTGCCATTCACACAGGTCTTGCGATTTGGGCCGCTTTGGCATGGAGCACATCCGCTTGGGCTCTATTAAAGGGATTAGGGGTCACGATTAGTTTTGTGCTGTATCTCATCATGGAGGGTGTTCTTTTACGCCGAGCCGTTTTAAAACAAAGATAG
- a CDS encoding DUF6279 family lipoprotein, with translation MKYLILLSFLILSSACSRSGVMVRMFDDLAVSKADDYFELTSKQREELKKDLQKDVDVARKELLPQIAKSLRSMEPHINKDKLDSETITTQMMEFQNYFKKLSGYFGETAVKTSLSLEPSQVFHFAKEVREDIEDDSESDAKEKVEKRYKKSVEFWIGGISSAQKEKIQKFLKENPFPSKLQNENKEYVLNQFLEAKKNPEALKKFVKDFFNDYESVRLPAYTEALNNHKKAFQKFLIEEFWSTVSKNQKETLKENITSRAEDLEKIAQYN, from the coding sequence ATGAAATATTTAATTCTTCTGTCTTTCCTAATTCTTTCTTCAGCCTGCAGTCGTTCTGGCGTTATGGTGCGCATGTTTGATGATCTGGCGGTTTCAAAAGCCGATGATTATTTTGAGCTGACCAGCAAACAGCGCGAAGAACTTAAGAAAGATCTGCAAAAAGATGTCGATGTCGCTCGTAAAGAGCTTCTGCCTCAGATCGCGAAAAGTCTTCGCTCGATGGAACCCCACATCAACAAAGACAAACTGGATTCGGAAACCATCACCACCCAGATGATGGAGTTTCAAAACTACTTTAAAAAACTATCAGGCTATTTTGGCGAGACTGCGGTTAAAACCTCGTTGTCGCTGGAGCCTTCGCAAGTCTTTCACTTCGCCAAAGAGGTCCGTGAAGACATTGAAGATGATTCAGAATCTGACGCCAAAGAAAAAGTTGAAAAGCGTTATAAAAAATCTGTCGAGTTTTGGATTGGCGGCATTTCGTCCGCGCAAAAAGAAAAGATACAAAAATTCTTAAAAGAAAACCCTTTTCCCTCAAAACTTCAGAACGAGAATAAGGAATACGTTCTAAATCAGTTTCTGGAAGCTAAGAAGAATCCAGAAGCTTTAAAAAAATTCGTTAAGGACTTCTTTAATGATTATGAATCCGTTCGTCTTCCCGCTTACACCGAGGCTTTAAACAATCATAAAAAAGCCTTTCAGAAATTCTTGATTGAAGAATTCTGGAGCACGGTCAGTAAAAATCAAAAAGAGACACTAAAAGAAAATATCACAAGCCGCGCCGAGGACTTAGAAAAAATCGCTCAGTACAACTAG
- a CDS encoding enoyl-CoA hydratase-related protein codes for MDFYSEKFTHLKTQLSGHILWLTLDNVDQSNAISLEMVDSLTRVLRHADFDPQVRVIVIKGEGSTFCAGGDVKAMQNKTGMFAGESNELRMRYIHGIQQIPKCIEELSKPLIAMVNGPAIGAGCDLAMMCDLRVGTAKSKFGETFVKLGLVPGDGGTFFLQRVIGFSKAMQMSLTGDLIAGEEAQRWGLLNYFTDESQLEVETRKLAEKIANNAPVAVQMTKKAMKMAYLNDLHTILDLSAAYQGITQRTTDHFTALQAMKDKKTPEFSGT; via the coding sequence ATGGATTTCTATTCTGAAAAGTTCACGCATCTTAAAACTCAGCTTTCTGGTCATATTCTTTGGTTGACGCTGGATAATGTTGATCAAAGCAACGCGATTTCTTTAGAAATGGTGGACTCTTTAACGCGTGTATTAAGGCATGCCGATTTTGATCCGCAAGTCCGAGTGATCGTGATTAAAGGTGAAGGGTCCACGTTCTGTGCCGGTGGTGATGTGAAGGCCATGCAAAATAAAACGGGAATGTTCGCCGGAGAAAGCAATGAGCTTCGCATGCGCTATATTCACGGTATTCAGCAAATTCCTAAATGCATTGAAGAGCTTTCGAAGCCTTTAATTGCCATGGTCAATGGCCCAGCGATTGGAGCGGGTTGTGATCTAGCTATGATGTGTGATCTTCGCGTGGGAACGGCGAAGTCCAAATTTGGCGAAACTTTTGTGAAGTTGGGATTGGTGCCGGGCGATGGTGGAACTTTCTTTCTTCAGCGCGTGATTGGTTTTTCTAAAGCTATGCAGATGTCTTTAACCGGGGACTTGATTGCGGGGGAAGAAGCACAACGTTGGGGACTTCTTAATTATTTTACCGACGAATCTCAGCTCGAGGTTGAAACGCGAAAGCTCGCAGAAAAGATTGCCAATAATGCTCCGGTCGCAGTGCAGATGACGAAGAAGGCGATGAAGATGGCCTACTTAAATGATCTTCATACGATCTTAGACTTGTCGGCGGCTTATCAGGGCATTACGCAAAGAACGACGGACCACTTTACCGCTCTTCAAGCTATGAAAGATAAAAAGACGCCCGAGTTTTCTGGGACCTAG